In a genomic window of Pseudomonas putida:
- the oadA gene encoding sodium-extruding oxaloacetate decarboxylase subunit alpha, whose product MSKKIHVTDTILRDAHQSLLATRMRTEDMLPICDKLDKVGYWSLECWGGATFDACVRFLKEDPWERLRQLRAALPNTRLQMLLRGQNLLGYRHYSDDVVKAFVAKAAVNGIDVFRIFDAMNDVRNLRVAIEAVKAAGKHAQGTIAYTTSPVHTIDAFVTQAKQMEAMGCDSVAIKDMAGLLTPYATGELVRALKAEQSLPVFIHSHDTAGLAAMCQLKAIENGADHIDTAISSFASGTSHPGTESMVAALKGTEFDTGLNLELLQEIGLYFYAVRKKYHQFESEFTAVDTRVQVNQVPGGMISNLANQLKEQGALNRMAEVLAEIPRVREDLGFPPLVTPTSQIVGTQAFFNVLAGERYKTITNEVKLYLQGGYGKAPAPVNEQLRRQAIGSEEVIDVRPADLLKPEMAKLRADIGALAKSEEDVLTFAMFPDIGRKFLEERATGTLTPEVLLPIPEAGKVASAGGEGVPTEFVIDVHGETYRVDITGVGVKAEGKRHFYLSIDGMPEEVVFEPLNEFVGGGSSKRKQATAPGHVSTTMPGNIVDVLVKEGDTVKAGQAVLITEAMKMETEVQAAIAGKVTAIHVAKGDRVNPGEILIEIEG is encoded by the coding sequence ATGTCCAAGAAGATTCACGTAACCGACACCATCCTGCGCGACGCCCACCAATCGCTGCTCGCGACCCGCATGCGCACCGAAGACATGCTGCCGATCTGCGACAAGCTCGACAAAGTCGGCTACTGGTCGCTGGAATGCTGGGGCGGCGCCACCTTTGACGCCTGCGTGCGCTTCCTCAAAGAAGACCCGTGGGAGCGTCTGCGCCAACTGCGCGCCGCGCTGCCTAACACTCGTCTGCAAATGCTCCTGCGCGGCCAGAACCTGCTGGGCTACCGCCACTACAGCGACGACGTGGTCAAGGCGTTCGTGGCCAAGGCAGCGGTCAACGGCATCGACGTGTTCCGTATTTTCGACGCCATGAACGACGTGCGTAACCTGCGCGTGGCCATCGAAGCGGTGAAAGCGGCGGGCAAACACGCCCAGGGCACCATCGCCTACACCACCAGCCCTGTGCACACCATCGACGCCTTCGTGACTCAGGCCAAGCAAATGGAAGCCATGGGTTGCGACTCGGTGGCAATCAAGGACATGGCCGGCCTGCTGACTCCGTACGCTACCGGCGAACTGGTCCGGGCATTGAAAGCCGAGCAGTCGCTGCCGGTGTTCATCCACTCCCACGACACCGCTGGCCTGGCCGCGATGTGCCAGCTCAAGGCCATCGAAAACGGTGCCGACCACATCGACACCGCGATCTCCAGCTTCGCCTCCGGCACCAGCCACCCAGGCACCGAGTCGATGGTCGCCGCCCTTAAAGGCACCGAATTCGACACCGGCCTGAACCTGGAACTGCTGCAGGAAATCGGCCTGTACTTCTACGCCGTGCGCAAGAAGTACCACCAGTTCGAAAGTGAATTCACTGCGGTCGATACCCGTGTGCAGGTCAACCAGGTTCCGGGCGGGATGATTTCCAACCTGGCCAACCAGCTCAAAGAGCAGGGTGCCTTGAACCGCATGGCTGAAGTGCTGGCGGAAATCCCGCGCGTTCGCGAAGACCTCGGCTTCCCTCCGCTGGTGACCCCGACCTCGCAGATCGTCGGCACCCAGGCGTTCTTCAACGTGCTGGCCGGCGAGCGTTACAAGACCATCACCAACGAAGTGAAGCTGTACCTGCAAGGCGGCTACGGCAAGGCGCCAGCCCCGGTGAACGAGCAACTGCGTCGTCAGGCCATCGGCAGCGAAGAAGTGATCGACGTGCGCCCGGCCGACCTGCTCAAGCCGGAAATGGCCAAGCTGCGTGCCGATATCGGCGCACTGGCCAAGTCTGAAGAGGACGTACTGACCTTCGCCATGTTCCCGGATATCGGTCGCAAGTTCCTCGAAGAGCGCGCGACCGGCACCCTGACACCGGAAGTGCTGCTGCCAATCCCGGAAGCGGGCAAGGTGGCCTCGGCAGGCGGCGAAGGCGTACCGACCGAGTTCGTCATCGACGTCCACGGCGAAACCTACCGTGTGGACATCACCGGTGTCGGCGTCAAGGCCGAAGGCAAGCGTCACTTCTACCTGTCCATCGACGGCATGCCGGAAGAAGTGGTGTTCGAACCGCTGAACGAATTCGTCGGTGGTGGCAGCAGCAAGCGCAAGCAAGCCACTGCACCGGGTCACGTCAGCACCACCATGCCGGGCAACATCGTTGATGTACTGGTCAAGGAAGGCGACACCGTCAAGGCGGGCCAGGCCGTGCTGATCACCGAAGCGATGAAGATGGAAACCGAAGTGCAGGCGGCCATCGCCGGCAAGGTCACCGCCATCCACGTGGCCAAGGGCGACCGGGTGAATCCGGGCGAAATCCTGATCGAGATCGAAGGCTGA
- a CDS encoding helix-turn-helix domain-containing protein has protein sequence MTMSVMERRILLESILEELANDTLSIHQAVRRLRVEVTGLNQAKFARMCKISVRSLVQMEQGEGNQTLKSLNKVFCLFGMRVGVLKLRRDS, from the coding sequence ATGACGATGTCTGTCATGGAGCGGAGGATTCTGCTCGAAAGCATTCTTGAGGAGCTTGCGAATGACACACTCAGTATCCATCAAGCAGTTCGGCGTTTGCGAGTCGAGGTGACGGGTCTAAACCAAGCCAAGTTCGCAAGGATGTGTAAAATTTCGGTTCGGTCTTTGGTACAAATGGAACAAGGGGAAGGGAATCAGACGTTGAAATCTCTAAACAAGGTTTTCTGTTTGTTTGGAATGAGAGTTGGGGTTTTGAAGCTGCGGCGCGATAGTTGA
- a CDS encoding GNAT family N-acetyltransferase has protein sequence MSTSLADWKGVPAPTVQTIEGRFIRLEKLDPARHGDDLFKALQGPGADPKLWDYLPYGPFPERSAFNDWLNNHAAHSDPYFFSVIDRASGDVQGILSLMSIVPAQGRIEIGHVTFGAPMQRSPKSTEAIYLLAKESFALGYRRLEWKCNNGNARSKYAAERLGFSFEGVFRQHMVVKGQNRDTAWYSILDSEWPAIGAGFEKWLSDENQSGSGQVKTLAECRS, from the coding sequence ATGTCGACTTCACTCGCGGACTGGAAAGGCGTCCCGGCGCCAACGGTTCAAACCATTGAGGGGCGTTTCATCCGCCTGGAAAAGCTTGATCCGGCGCGTCACGGCGACGATTTGTTCAAGGCCCTGCAAGGCCCGGGCGCCGACCCGAAACTTTGGGACTATCTGCCTTATGGCCCCTTCCCCGAGCGCAGCGCCTTCAACGACTGGCTGAACAACCACGCCGCCCACAGCGACCCGTATTTCTTCAGCGTGATCGACCGCGCCAGTGGCGACGTGCAAGGCATCCTCAGCCTGATGTCCATCGTCCCGGCCCAGGGCCGCATCGAAATCGGCCACGTGACCTTCGGCGCGCCGATGCAGCGTTCGCCGAAAAGCACCGAGGCGATTTATCTGCTGGCCAAGGAATCCTTCGCCCTCGGCTACCGGCGTCTGGAGTGGAAGTGCAACAACGGCAATGCGCGCTCCAAGTACGCCGCCGAGCGTCTGGGCTTCAGTTTTGAAGGGGTGTTCCGCCAGCACATGGTGGTCAAGGGACAGAACCGGGATACCGCGTGGTATTCGATTCTGGACTCGGAATGGCCGGCGATTGGCGCGGGGTTCGAGAAGTGGTTGAGTGATGAAAACCAGAGTGGTTCGGGGCAGGTGAAAACGCTTGCCGAGTGTCGGAGTTAA
- a CDS encoding GNAT family N-acetyltransferase, which yields MSQIDIRQVSADDHAAWLPLWQAYLRFYKTELPEAVTESTWRRMLDSNEPTHAALAWADGKAVGMVHFIYHRSNWAIENSCYLQDLLVAPETRGTGVGRKLIEFVYATAKSDGCNKVHWLTHETNATAIQLYERIAERPGFIQFRKAI from the coding sequence ATGAGTCAGATCGACATTCGCCAGGTCAGCGCCGATGACCACGCCGCTTGGCTGCCGCTGTGGCAGGCCTACCTGCGTTTCTACAAGACCGAATTGCCCGAGGCGGTGACTGAAAGCACCTGGCGGCGCATGCTCGACTCGAACGAGCCGACCCATGCCGCGCTGGCCTGGGCCGATGGCAAGGCGGTGGGCATGGTGCACTTCATCTACCATCGCTCCAACTGGGCCATCGAAAACTCCTGCTACCTGCAAGACTTGCTGGTGGCGCCGGAAACCCGAGGCACCGGAGTCGGTCGCAAGCTGATTGAGTTCGTCTACGCCACGGCCAAGTCTGACGGTTGCAACAAGGTCCACTGGCTGACCCACGAAACCAACGCCACCGCGATCCAGCTCTACGAGCGCATCGCCGAACGTCCCGGTTTCATCCAGTTTCGCAAGGCCATTTAA
- a CDS encoding FMN-binding negative transcriptional regulator, producing the protein MYTPRAFAIDELPQMHELILGTRLAILVTHGEHGLQASHVPVLLHREQGPNGTLYGHLAKANPQWKDLRDGAEALLIFSGPDAYVSPGFYPSKAEHGKVVPTWNYVAVHAYGRAETFSDGGRLLDIVSTLTDRHESGRAQPWKVEDAPADYIDGMLKAIVGFAVPIERLEGKRKLSQNRNPADIAGVREGLSASPDAQDQALAQLMR; encoded by the coding sequence ATGTACACGCCCCGCGCTTTTGCCATCGATGAATTGCCACAGATGCACGAACTGATCCTCGGCACACGCCTGGCCATATTGGTCACCCACGGCGAACACGGCTTGCAGGCCAGTCATGTGCCGGTACTGCTGCATCGCGAACAAGGCCCGAACGGCACGCTGTATGGGCATCTGGCCAAGGCCAATCCGCAGTGGAAAGACCTGCGTGACGGTGCCGAGGCCCTGCTGATTTTTTCCGGTCCCGACGCCTACGTCAGCCCGGGTTTTTACCCGAGCAAGGCCGAACACGGCAAAGTCGTGCCGACCTGGAACTACGTCGCCGTACACGCCTATGGCCGCGCCGAAACCTTCAGCGATGGCGGACGGCTGCTCGACATCGTCAGCACCCTGACCGACCGCCATGAGAGCGGCCGTGCCCAACCGTGGAAAGTCGAAGATGCACCCGCCGATTACATCGACGGCATGCTCAAGGCCATCGTCGGTTTCGCCGTGCCGATCGAACGCCTGGAGGGCAAACGCAAGCTCAGCCAGAACCGCAATCCCGCCGACATCGCCGGTGTGCGCGAAGGGCTGTCCGCCAGCCCCGATGCGCAAGACCAGGCCCTCGCCCAATTGATGCGATAA
- a CDS encoding PLP-dependent aminotransferase family protein, whose amino-acid sequence MSDSPALSLPFNPAGIELDRRKGLSRQLYEALRMRVLDGRLSSGTRLPASRDLAAALAISRNSVVRAYDQLYAEGFIEGRVGDGTYVAQLPQAKKLSTKVSTGFSTGLPTALSTKTPELPGISSSKVIHSGVLQRLENNHLPAPPSGPPRAFRVGVPAFDLFPFDVWAKLNAAFWRKPDLQQLCYGDPAGDARLRGMIAAYLRSSRGMQCTAEQIVITSGAQQGISLCAQLLVEPGDGVAVENPGYRAAGHAFAVAGGRLHGVAVDSEGIDCAELNALGDCRLAYVTPSHQYPTGVVMSLARRLELLAWAERTEGWIVEDDYDGEYRYSGAPLAPLAALDRQGRVLYVGTFGKVAFPALRLGYLVLPPALAQAFSQRRAVDVRHSEVSTQAVMAEFMAAGHFQRHIRRMRRAALSRRNALLNGWPRDIVGVESLPSVAAGLHLTIAVDSHAREQELIAKAVSVDVEINALSSYWLPDTPKPLDQRAGLVLGFAAVPEAAISAALERLEKIWRL is encoded by the coding sequence ATGTCGGATTCGCCCGCACTGTCGTTGCCATTCAACCCGGCCGGGATTGAACTCGACCGCCGAAAAGGCTTGAGCCGCCAGCTCTATGAAGCCCTGCGCATGCGCGTGCTCGATGGGCGACTCTCCAGCGGCACACGGTTGCCGGCCAGTCGCGATCTGGCAGCGGCGCTGGCGATTTCCCGCAACAGCGTGGTGCGTGCCTACGATCAGCTCTACGCCGAAGGCTTTATCGAAGGGCGTGTGGGTGACGGCACTTATGTTGCGCAGCTGCCTCAGGCGAAAAAACTATCCACAAAAGTATCCACAGGGTTTTCAACAGGCTTACCCACAGCCTTATCCACAAAAACGCCGGAGTTACCTGGGATTTCATCCAGTAAAGTTATCCACAGCGGTGTTTTGCAACGCCTGGAAAACAATCATTTGCCTGCGCCACCAAGCGGGCCGCCGAGGGCTTTTCGGGTGGGCGTTCCGGCCTTCGATCTGTTCCCGTTCGACGTCTGGGCCAAGCTGAATGCGGCTTTCTGGCGAAAACCGGATCTGCAGCAGCTGTGTTATGGCGACCCGGCCGGCGATGCGAGGTTACGGGGGATGATTGCCGCTTATTTGCGCAGTTCCCGTGGCATGCAGTGCACGGCTGAGCAAATTGTGATCACCAGTGGTGCACAACAGGGGATCAGCCTTTGTGCACAGTTGCTGGTGGAGCCCGGCGACGGGGTGGCGGTTGAAAACCCAGGGTATCGAGCCGCCGGTCATGCCTTTGCTGTCGCCGGGGGCCGATTGCACGGCGTCGCAGTGGATAGCGAGGGCATCGACTGCGCCGAATTGAATGCACTCGGCGATTGTCGCCTGGCTTATGTCACGCCTTCGCATCAATACCCGACCGGCGTGGTCATGAGTCTGGCGCGGCGTCTTGAGTTACTGGCGTGGGCCGAGCGCACCGAGGGCTGGATCGTTGAGGACGACTACGACGGCGAATACCGTTACAGCGGCGCGCCATTGGCACCGTTGGCGGCGTTGGATCGGCAGGGACGGGTTTTGTACGTCGGGACGTTCGGCAAAGTGGCTTTCCCGGCCTTGCGCCTGGGATATCTGGTGTTGCCGCCGGCGCTGGCGCAGGCGTTTTCTCAACGCCGGGCGGTGGACGTTCGACATTCCGAAGTGAGCACTCAAGCGGTAATGGCCGAGTTCATGGCCGCCGGGCACTTTCAGCGACATATTCGTCGCATGCGCCGTGCGGCCTTGAGTCGGCGTAACGCCCTGTTGAACGGTTGGCCCCGGGACATCGTGGGTGTTGAAAGCCTACCGAGTGTCGCGGCGGGGCTGCATCTGACCATTGCAGTCGACTCACATGCTCGTGAGCAAGAACTGATCGCGAAGGCCGTCAGCGTTGATGTCGAGATCAATGCATTGAGCAGCTATTGGTTGCCCGACACACCTAAACCGCTGGACCAGCGCGCCGGGCTGGTCCTGGGATTTGCAGCGGTGCCTGAAGCAGCGATCAGCGCCGCATTGGAGCGGTTGGAAAAGATTTGGCGTTTGTAG
- a CDS encoding dermonecrotic toxin domain-containing protein has translation MPETTAQKTEDILTELVSGPSIIEVAATFLKPELNTLYPQLKIDPSLVMVVTPTWIITEDRVVAGDPLFESLTDVLVRLALSGSTVAYIDGEHFLTLQPGVEPVVQLAAKVDVIGQLINTLAPLLFNAWQQQQLDYWNHETAPTTPRWHQLSQSLRNIWNIDTNTDWSEDEKAMARAVFNHPDRATRLAQDRYQTRACLIDIDLAEEATINHSLILDIAVLLGTQGNRTVVLTHSIAGGFQRYDSVEALGATLLARQNLQWRLYEPDGNFFHHQACALIALEVDAIGALSTSQGNSPPSDSPRNNSPAQSLTDLDALPASRFSQVLRLLPHWLRNASPADLTRYSRHLMDIAQLRDQDAGKSFLDDIPSLPAFALQRLRAQMIKDHPAAATLNLEDVEFSITTLVVLGTFVVPGKTQTLTLSLVDLALQNLISAPFGDKAVRLKSGEATPTWMTAAYLEKLVTQVDIGATYLALIKGKMLTDPQESLRRQGLYSRHLRLQLPLLALQYKIRGQAGLDERGYRHVLAAMQEKPADRFVDGQEIIIRPLAFITGDRTDGKVDEVANMFLIGPRLTAQGPCLLYRPLLDHPLWQFPSETNLLYAIKQNKDLRQSVLAWLPDRVRFNYCQYVFPGELPSVWALVQWLVEPASTLAKMGDVAFSTKALDGDPFAALFKANANAMVSLADRQSLSNAEARWATLKQGAWMLFNIALPFLGSTVGTAAWIWQIMDDLQATTDAIENGQSQDAWSAMTDLLLTLGMVLAHQAATRHKPFRPSVEKTTAARPAPESLPAPKPTVTRLPDHQARQLPTSHETSLHAAGTLTPTGLGALLDELSIAEPRDLTAPSTAAGPHQHLSRLNRQWYAKVGQRWFEVILNENEDVQIIDSRKTPVAKGPLLRHSAKGEWFIDTRLRLRGGGRRKALEQANRQRKENLKEQLKAFDNRKLELQSQLEAAEKVTTDANLPTLIQTLESQLLAYGTYIEQLKTFNALEPITNYRPVMVSCLDLQLSLIHKWFVRQNRVFGERMRQSLALLDNETVKGTQTPRQTHQLTSDLTQAFIEKIEFARSRIDELARLGKEASEVAREHIALLPAFKLEDLKLFQISMAQELCLNDSATSDTASARQAMRRVVEAAGLTVQSSLDLAEAGEALPLSEQIDGLSDLVEQFANLDQRIADLPEEFPQQLLEQPLALMRERIKAFNEPTVKQLASLLHERRVFEPTPGPSRPAPAAKRIIKTRFKGTVVGTLRQREAGSELDLIDVTSPLTGQVIATFHEKTPGNWLEHVPEQIEAPMPMRVTLEASIKNGKLLLNQLLPFIRRTESHASQAGRIPVEIEEIFHQQARRMTDAANAIEKALIDKNSVDDGPDSAVTLQKRLNDEATGLYEKGRLARVRMTKQQPPTAARVEWLHSEGLVDIVKLKGRTRLKGQRKDFLDEYEIRERGKKAGTDDADGAVLWYAHFHYPALGTPVEGYTAAHLKTVSQRRLGGGFDMRTATSNSEMIAIYRSEISPQLANSLFLNT, from the coding sequence ATGCCCGAAACCACCGCGCAAAAAACCGAAGACATACTGACCGAACTGGTCTCCGGCCCATCCATCATTGAAGTGGCTGCGACATTCCTCAAGCCCGAACTCAACACGCTGTATCCGCAGTTGAAGATCGACCCGTCGCTCGTCATGGTCGTCACCCCGACCTGGATCATTACCGAAGATCGGGTGGTGGCCGGCGACCCCTTGTTTGAATCCCTCACCGATGTCCTGGTACGCCTCGCCCTCTCGGGATCGACCGTTGCCTACATCGACGGTGAGCACTTTCTGACCCTGCAGCCGGGTGTCGAACCGGTGGTTCAGCTCGCGGCGAAAGTCGATGTAATAGGCCAGCTGATCAACACACTCGCCCCACTGCTGTTCAACGCCTGGCAGCAACAGCAACTTGATTACTGGAATCACGAAACGGCCCCGACGACACCGCGCTGGCACCAGCTTTCACAATCGCTGCGCAACATCTGGAACATCGACACAAACACAGACTGGAGCGAGGATGAAAAGGCCATGGCCCGCGCGGTGTTCAACCACCCTGACCGGGCGACACGACTCGCGCAGGACAGGTACCAGACCAGGGCCTGCCTGATCGATATCGACCTGGCCGAAGAAGCGACAATCAACCATTCACTGATTCTGGATATCGCCGTGCTCCTGGGCACTCAGGGCAATCGTACGGTAGTGCTTACACACTCCATCGCCGGGGGGTTCCAGCGCTATGATTCAGTAGAGGCTTTGGGCGCCACCTTGCTCGCCCGTCAGAACTTGCAGTGGCGCCTGTATGAACCCGACGGCAATTTTTTCCACCATCAGGCCTGCGCGCTGATTGCGCTTGAAGTCGACGCCATCGGTGCGCTGAGCACCTCTCAAGGCAATTCCCCGCCAAGTGATTCACCACGCAACAATTCCCCGGCACAAAGCCTGACTGACCTTGATGCACTACCGGCATCACGCTTCAGCCAGGTCCTGCGATTGCTGCCGCACTGGCTGAGAAATGCATCGCCGGCAGACCTCACCCGATACAGCCGGCATTTGATGGACATTGCCCAGCTGCGTGATCAGGACGCCGGAAAATCCTTCCTCGACGATATTCCATCGCTGCCGGCGTTTGCGTTGCAAAGGCTGCGCGCGCAAATGATCAAGGATCATCCGGCAGCAGCCACCCTGAATCTTGAGGATGTCGAGTTCAGTATTACCACTCTTGTCGTCCTCGGGACTTTCGTAGTGCCCGGCAAGACCCAGACCCTCACCCTGTCGCTGGTGGACCTTGCCCTGCAAAACCTGATCAGCGCCCCGTTTGGCGACAAGGCAGTAAGGCTCAAAAGCGGTGAAGCAACACCTACATGGATGACGGCGGCTTACCTGGAAAAGCTCGTGACGCAGGTGGACATCGGCGCTACCTACCTGGCCCTGATCAAGGGAAAAATGCTCACGGATCCCCAGGAATCATTAAGAAGGCAAGGACTCTATAGCCGACATCTGCGCCTCCAATTACCGCTGCTGGCACTGCAATACAAGATCCGCGGCCAGGCCGGCCTCGATGAGCGCGGCTATCGCCATGTCCTCGCAGCCATGCAGGAAAAGCCGGCAGACCGCTTTGTCGACGGACAGGAAATCATCATTCGCCCGCTGGCGTTCATTACCGGAGACCGCACCGACGGCAAGGTCGATGAAGTCGCCAACATGTTTTTAATCGGGCCGCGACTCACTGCGCAGGGCCCCTGCCTGCTCTACCGGCCACTGCTCGACCACCCGCTATGGCAATTTCCGAGCGAGACAAATTTGCTCTATGCGATCAAGCAGAACAAAGACCTTCGTCAATCGGTACTGGCCTGGCTGCCAGACCGTGTGCGTTTCAACTACTGCCAGTATGTTTTTCCCGGCGAACTGCCTTCGGTCTGGGCCCTGGTGCAGTGGCTGGTAGAACCCGCATCGACGTTGGCAAAGATGGGAGACGTGGCTTTCAGCACCAAGGCGCTTGATGGGGACCCGTTCGCAGCCTTGTTCAAAGCGAATGCCAACGCAATGGTCTCGCTGGCAGATCGCCAATCCCTATCCAACGCCGAAGCGCGCTGGGCGACGCTCAAGCAAGGCGCGTGGATGCTGTTCAACATCGCACTGCCTTTCCTTGGCTCTACTGTCGGTACGGCCGCCTGGATCTGGCAAATCATGGACGACCTGCAGGCCACGACCGACGCCATCGAGAATGGCCAAAGCCAGGATGCCTGGTCCGCCATGACCGACTTGCTGCTGACACTCGGCATGGTCCTCGCTCATCAGGCTGCCACTCGCCACAAACCGTTCAGGCCATCCGTTGAAAAAACCACCGCCGCGCGTCCTGCCCCCGAATCCTTGCCCGCCCCCAAACCGACAGTCACTCGCTTGCCCGACCATCAGGCACGTCAACTACCCACCTCCCATGAAACCTCACTGCACGCAGCCGGCACTTTGACGCCCACTGGCCTGGGCGCCCTTCTCGATGAACTGAGCATTGCCGAACCCAGAGACCTGACAGCACCTTCGACCGCCGCAGGCCCCCATCAACATCTCAGCAGACTCAACCGACAGTGGTACGCCAAGGTCGGTCAACGCTGGTTCGAAGTCATACTTAACGAAAACGAAGATGTGCAGATCATCGACTCACGAAAGACGCCTGTGGCTAAAGGCCCACTGCTGAGGCATTCCGCGAAGGGAGAATGGTTCATCGACACACGCCTTCGGCTGCGTGGTGGCGGACGTCGCAAAGCCCTGGAGCAGGCCAACCGGCAACGCAAGGAGAACCTTAAGGAACAGCTCAAGGCATTTGATAACCGCAAACTGGAATTGCAATCGCAACTGGAAGCGGCGGAAAAAGTCACCACCGATGCCAATCTTCCAACCTTGATCCAGACGCTGGAATCACAGCTGTTGGCGTATGGCACCTACATCGAACAACTCAAGACCTTCAACGCCCTTGAGCCCATCACCAACTATCGCCCGGTCATGGTCAGTTGCCTGGACCTCCAGCTGTCATTGATACACAAATGGTTCGTTCGGCAAAATCGTGTTTTCGGTGAGCGCATGCGTCAATCCCTTGCGCTGCTGGACAACGAAACCGTCAAAGGTACACAGACACCACGCCAGACTCATCAGCTCACGAGCGACCTGACACAGGCGTTTATCGAAAAGATCGAATTCGCCCGGTCTCGAATCGACGAACTGGCACGACTCGGAAAAGAAGCCAGCGAAGTGGCCCGGGAACACATTGCCCTGTTACCGGCGTTCAAGCTGGAAGATCTGAAACTGTTCCAGATCAGCATGGCTCAGGAGCTATGCCTGAACGACAGCGCCACGTCCGACACGGCATCGGCCCGGCAGGCAATGCGCAGGGTCGTCGAAGCGGCGGGGCTGACCGTCCAGTCTTCGCTGGACCTGGCTGAAGCGGGCGAGGCACTCCCATTGTCCGAGCAAATAGACGGTTTGAGTGATCTGGTGGAGCAGTTTGCCAACCTCGATCAACGGATTGCCGATCTGCCGGAAGAGTTCCCCCAGCAGTTGCTGGAGCAGCCTCTGGCGCTCATGCGCGAACGAATCAAGGCCTTCAACGAACCCACCGTGAAGCAACTCGCGAGCCTGTTGCACGAGCGACGAGTGTTTGAGCCAACACCGGGACCGTCCCGACCGGCACCGGCTGCCAAACGCATCATCAAGACTCGTTTCAAAGGGACAGTCGTCGGCACCCTTCGCCAACGAGAGGCCGGTAGTGAGCTTGACCTGATTGACGTAACGTCACCCCTGACCGGGCAAGTCATCGCGACGTTCCACGAAAAAACACCGGGCAATTGGCTCGAACATGTACCCGAACAGATCGAAGCGCCGATGCCCATGCGCGTCACGCTCGAGGCCAGCATCAAGAACGGCAAATTGCTGCTCAATCAATTGCTGCCCTTTATCCGTCGAACCGAGTCACACGCCAGTCAGGCCGGACGTATCCCGGTGGAAATCGAAGAGATCTTCCATCAGCAGGCCCGTCGGATGACAGACGCGGCCAATGCGATTGAAAAAGCACTGATTGACAAGAACTCCGTCGATGATGGCCCGGATTCGGCTGTGACTCTGCAAAAGCGGCTCAATGATGAGGCGACCGGCCTTTACGAAAAGGGCCGCCTGGCCCGAGTCCGCATGACCAAACAACAACCACCCACCGCTGCCCGCGTTGAATGGCTGCATAGCGAAGGCCTGGTCGACATCGTCAAGCTCAAGGGGCGAACCCGGCTGAAGGGGCAGCGAAAGGACTTTCTCGATGAGTATGAAATTCGTGAGCGCGGGAAAAAGGCAGGCACTGACGACGCCGATGGCGCTGTGCTTTGGTACGCGCACTTTCATTACCCCGCACTTGGAACGCCCGTCGAGGGCTATACCGCGGCCCATCTGAAAACCGTGTCTCAAAGAAGATTGGGTGGTGGATTTGATATGCGAACAGCCACGTCCAACAGTGAAATGATCGCCATCTATCGCAGCGAGATCAGCCCGCAACTGGCCAATTCGCTGTTCTTGAACACGTAG